The following are encoded together in the Serratia sp. UGAL515B_01 genome:
- the pstS gene encoding phosphate ABC transporter substrate-binding protein PstS yields the protein MKLMRTTVASIAVATFSLASVSAFAVASLTGAGATFPAPVYAKWADSYQKETGNKVNYQGIGSSGGVKQIVANTVDFGASDAPLSDDKLAADGLFQFPTVIGGVVLAVNIPGIKSGELTLDGQTLGDIYLGNIKKWNDPAIVKLNPDIKLPNQNIAVVRRADGSGTSFVFTSYLSKVNAQWKEKIGAGSTVNWPTGLGGKGNDGIAAFVQRLPGSIGYVEYAYAKQNNLAYTKLISADGQPVSPTEESFSASAKGADWSKTFAQDLTNQKGDNVWPITSTTFILVHKEQNKPEQGAEVLKFFDWAYETGAKQASDLDYATLPPEVVEQVRAAWRTNIKDKSGKAIF from the coding sequence ATGAAACTGATGCGTACCACTGTCGCCAGTATTGCGGTAGCGACTTTCTCCCTGGCCTCTGTGTCTGCGTTCGCTGTTGCTAGCCTTACCGGTGCAGGTGCGACATTTCCCGCTCCGGTTTATGCCAAGTGGGCAGATTCTTATCAGAAAGAAACAGGCAATAAGGTTAACTATCAGGGGATAGGCTCCTCGGGTGGCGTAAAGCAAATCGTTGCGAACACCGTTGATTTTGGTGCTTCTGATGCGCCGTTGTCTGACGACAAACTGGCCGCCGATGGTCTGTTCCAGTTCCCTACCGTGATTGGCGGTGTGGTGCTTGCCGTGAACATTCCTGGAATTAAATCCGGTGAATTGACTCTTGATGGCCAAACTCTGGGTGATATCTATCTGGGGAACATCAAAAAGTGGAATGATCCGGCGATCGTTAAGTTGAACCCTGACATAAAACTACCGAATCAAAACATCGCTGTGGTGCGTCGTGCTGACGGTTCCGGGACTTCTTTCGTCTTCACCAGTTATTTGTCTAAAGTTAATGCGCAGTGGAAAGAGAAAATCGGTGCTGGCTCAACCGTTAACTGGCCAACCGGTTTAGGTGGTAAAGGAAACGACGGTATCGCCGCATTCGTTCAGCGCCTGCCGGGGTCTATTGGCTATGTCGAATATGCTTATGCCAAGCAAAACAACCTAGCTTACACTAAACTGATTTCTGCAGATGGCCAACCGGTCAGTCCCACTGAAGAGAGCTTCAGCGCATCTGCCAAAGGTGCGGATTGGAGTAAAACTTTTGCCCAGGACCTGACCAACCAGAAAGGTGACAACGTCTGGCCTATTACTTCAACCACCTTCATTCTTGTTCACAAAGAGCAGAATAAACCAGAACAAGGTGCAGAAGTGCTGAAATTCTTTGATTGGGCTTATGAGACAGGGGCTAAGCAAGCGAGTGATTTGGATTATGCTACATTACCACCAGAAGTGGTTGAGCAGGTCCGCGCAGCTTGGAGAACCAACATCAAAGACAAGTCTGGTAAGGCAATATTCTAA